One Pseudomonas entomophila genomic window carries:
- the gatA gene encoding Asp-tRNA(Asn)/Glu-tRNA(Gln) amidotransferase subunit GatA, whose protein sequence is MHQLTLAEIARGLADKSFSSEELTGALLSRIKQLDPQLNSFITVTEEQALHQARAADARRAAGEAGALLGAPIAHKDLFCTQGVRTSCGSKMLDNFTAPYDATVVTKLAEAGMVTLGKTNMDEFAMGSANESSHYGAVKNPWNLEHVPGGSSGGSAAAVAARLLPATTGTDTGGSIRQPAALTNLTGLKPTYGRVSRWGMIAYASSLDQGGPLARTAEDCALLLQGMAGFDSKDSTSVDEPVPNFSADLNASLQGLRIGLPKEYFGAGLDPRIAELVQASVKELEKLGAVVKEISLPNMQHAIPAYYVIAPAEASSNLSRFDGVRFGHRCADPKDLTDLYKRSRGEGFGVEVQRRIMVGTYALSAGYYDAYYVKAQQIRRLIKNDFVAAFNDVDVILGPTTPNPAWKLGAKSADPVAAYLEDVYTITANLAGLPGLSMPAGFVDGLPVGVQLLAPYFQEGRLLNIAHRYQQVTDWHTRAPNGF, encoded by the coding sequence AGCTCAACAGCTTCATCACCGTCACCGAAGAGCAGGCCCTGCACCAGGCCCGCGCCGCCGACGCCCGCCGCGCCGCCGGCGAGGCGGGTGCGCTGCTCGGCGCGCCGATCGCCCACAAGGACCTGTTCTGCACACAGGGCGTGCGCACCAGCTGCGGTTCGAAGATGCTCGACAACTTCACCGCCCCGTACGACGCCACCGTGGTCACCAAGCTGGCAGAAGCCGGCATGGTGACGCTGGGCAAGACCAACATGGACGAATTCGCCATGGGTTCGGCCAACGAATCCAGCCACTACGGCGCGGTGAAGAACCCGTGGAACCTCGAGCACGTGCCAGGCGGCTCGTCCGGTGGCTCGGCCGCCGCCGTGGCCGCGCGCCTGCTGCCGGCCACCACCGGCACCGACACCGGCGGCTCGATCCGCCAGCCGGCCGCGCTGACCAACCTCACCGGCCTGAAACCGACCTACGGCCGCGTTTCGCGCTGGGGCATGATCGCCTACGCCTCGAGCCTCGACCAGGGTGGCCCGCTGGCTCGTACCGCCGAAGACTGCGCCCTGCTGCTGCAAGGCATGGCCGGCTTCGACAGCAAGGACTCGACCTCGGTCGACGAGCCGGTACCGAACTTCAGCGCCGACCTCAACGCCTCGTTGCAGGGCCTGCGCATCGGCCTGCCGAAAGAGTACTTCGGCGCAGGTCTCGACCCGCGCATCGCGGAACTGGTCCAGGCCAGCGTCAAGGAGCTGGAAAAGCTCGGCGCGGTGGTCAAGGAAATCAGCCTGCCGAACATGCAGCACGCCATCCCGGCGTACTACGTGATCGCCCCCGCAGAGGCCTCCTCCAACCTGTCGCGTTTCGACGGCGTGCGCTTCGGCCACCGTTGCGCCGACCCGAAAGACCTGACCGACCTGTACAAGCGCTCCCGTGGCGAAGGCTTCGGCGTTGAAGTGCAGCGCCGCATCATGGTCGGCACCTACGCCCTGTCGGCCGGCTACTACGACGCCTACTACGTCAAGGCGCAGCAGATCCGTCGCCTGATCAAGAACGACTTCGTCGCTGCGTTCAACGACGTCGACGTGATCCTCGGCCCGACCACCCCCAACCCGGCCTGGAAGCTCGGCGCAAAAAGCGCCGACCCAGTCGCCGCGTACCTGGAAGACGTCTACACCATCACCGCCAACCTGGCGGGCCTGCCGGGCCTGTCGATGCCGGCCGGCTTCGTCGATGGCCTGCCGGTGGGCGTGCAGCTGCTGGCCCCGTATTTCCAGGAAGGCCGCCTGCTCAACATCGCGCACCGCTACCAGCAAGTCACCGACTGGCACACCCGCGCCCCTAACGGCTTCTGA